A segment of the Hippopotamus amphibius kiboko isolate mHipAmp2 chromosome 8, mHipAmp2.hap2, whole genome shotgun sequence genome:
CAGAcggaggggtggggctgagggtaACGGCTGTAACGACCTCGCGCGACACCCAACCGCCGGAGCTTCCGCGTGGGGCAGGGCCGGCCCTGGACTTGAGGACGCGGAGCGGGCGGGGCGAAGTCGACCGTCTTGAGGGGTGGTTGGACGGGGCCCCGGGGCCTCGCTTCGGGAGCGTTCTCTCATTAGCGGGCCTGCGGGTTCACAGAGGTCGGAGGCGGAGCGGCGCTCGGGTGGGCAGGCggctggggagggaggcgggaggggcggggagccGGGCCGGCGAGCCGGGACGGCGGCGCTGTCACTTCAGCACCAGGAAGTAGGTGGTCCAACCCGCCAACAGCAGCGCCCCGATGAGCACCGTGTAGCTGAGGAGCACGAAGGCCAGCAGCTCccgcagcagctgcagcacgtggATGGTGGTCGAGGCCGGCATCGCTCTGCGCGGGAGGCCCGAGGACCTGCGGGCGGGGGCACCCGGGAGACCCTGAGCACGCAAAGAGGACGGTTCCCTCCCTTGACCAACCTCCGCTGGTCACTGAGCAAGCGCTGCTGAGCCAGGCTTGTGATAGGCAGTGTGGACACAGGTGCCGGCCCTCTAAAGAGTGAACACACTTTCCTAAGGCTCAGGAAGCCCAAAGTGCTGATTTTCTCCATAACAACCACCTAGACACTCTGTCTGCCCTGAAA
Coding sequences within it:
- the LOC130858457 gene encoding uncharacterized LOC128125816 homolog, translated to MPASTTIHVLQLLRELLAFVLLSYTVLIGALLLAGWTTYFLVLK